Proteins encoded by one window of Candidatus Nitrosocosmicus hydrocola:
- a CDS encoding response regulator, which translates to MKSDKKKVVMVCEDERELLELYSKVLELRYDVIRVCTGYDCINKYLELKTKGANIDLLFLDYKLGDMLGDAVAKKIKELNGIKIILLSAYNLDEPIKKDLIENRVIEKFLQKPIKMRQIIQEAIEVIC; encoded by the coding sequence ATGAAATCTGATAAGAAAAAAGTTGTTATGGTTTGTGAAGATGAGCGAGAGCTTTTAGAATTATATTCAAAAGTTCTGGAATTAAGGTATGATGTTATTAGGGTTTGTACTGGGTATGACTGCATAAATAAGTACCTGGAACTAAAAACTAAAGGTGCCAATATTGATCTGCTTTTTTTGGACTATAAACTAGGAGATATGCTTGGAGATGCTGTTGCAAAAAAAATCAAAGAACTAAACGGTATAAAAATTATCTTATTATCTGCCTATAATCTCGACGAGCCAATTAAGAAAGATTTGATTGAGAATAGGGTTATAGAGAAATTCTTGCAAAAACCAATTAAGATGCGACAAATAATCCAAGAAGCAATTGAAGTTATTTGTTGA
- a CDS encoding Dps family protein yields MLEKQVNEMRENVDIGIESENRKEVVAILNTLLASEYVLYTKTRNYHWNVVGKDFKERHEFFQGQYEKLDAMIDEIAERTRQLGGLTVATLNEFLQIANLQENPGEYPSDLKMISNLLKDHESTIKYLRKSAKDCDEEYDDSGTNDFLIGLMEIHEKMAWMLRTHLD; encoded by the coding sequence ATGCTTGAAAAACAGGTCAATGAAATGAGAGAAAATGTGGATATCGGTATTGAATCAGAAAATCGTAAAGAAGTAGTCGCCATTTTGAATACTCTATTAGCAAGTGAATATGTTCTTTACACCAAAACTCGAAATTATCATTGGAATGTTGTAGGTAAGGATTTCAAGGAGCGACATGAATTCTTTCAAGGACAGTATGAAAAATTGGATGCAATGATTGATGAAATAGCCGAGAGAACTCGACAATTGGGAGGTTTAACGGTAGCTACGCTGAACGAATTCTTACAAATTGCAAATTTGCAAGAAAATCCCGGTGAATACCCCTCAGATCTGAAAATGATTTCCAACTTGTTAAAAGATCATGAAAGTACTATAAAATATCTGCGCAAAAGTGCAAAAGACTGTGATGAAGAATATGATGATAGCGGTACCAATGATTTTCTCATAGGTCTAATGGAAATTCATGAAAAAATGGCTTGGATGCTAAGAACGCATTTGGACTAG
- a CDS encoding TPM domain-containing protein yields MTIIRSLFLVNMENKRIILTSFNGILLFFLFIAADSIFTIHASQDGSRPHYVYDKANIISPHYEELLSDYSRQVDKTTSAEIIVFTIPGFIGHGIMKDGLEIQDRDSLSNFIFNELSLDGITGIGKKGIDNGVLLLFSPNPDSSGGSMRIEVGRGLEGNITDGTAGEILDRYLVPARETFSQNRNITVIDKALLNTVVALGEYSGYASNDPNYQLSKELLQDDSLDSFSIMVLIGIIAIILITVFRKRGKYWSRNNRDSGSGWYGGSFGGGSFGGGSSGSRGGSGGGGSSSGGGAGR; encoded by the coding sequence TTGACCATCATAAGATCATTATTCCTTGTTAATATGGAGAATAAAAGGATAATTCTCACTAGCTTTAATGGTATATTGCTCTTTTTTCTCTTTATTGCTGCAGACTCTATTTTTACTATTCATGCATCTCAGGATGGGTCTCGACCTCATTACGTATACGATAAAGCTAACATTATTAGCCCTCATTATGAAGAATTGCTTAGCGACTACAGTCGACAGGTAGATAAGACTACTTCAGCAGAAATCATAGTATTTACAATTCCTGGGTTTATCGGACATGGAATAATGAAAGATGGACTAGAAATTCAGGATCGCGATTCACTTTCGAATTTCATTTTTAATGAACTATCACTAGATGGTATTACAGGAATAGGGAAAAAAGGAATAGACAATGGAGTACTATTGCTCTTTTCACCGAATCCTGACTCTTCTGGTGGCTCAATGCGAATTGAGGTCGGGAGAGGATTAGAGGGAAACATAACGGATGGCACTGCAGGAGAAATTCTTGACAGATATCTTGTTCCTGCGAGAGAGACTTTTAGTCAGAATAGAAACATCACCGTTATTGACAAGGCATTATTGAATACTGTCGTGGCACTTGGAGAATATTCTGGATATGCTAGTAATGATCCTAATTACCAACTCTCAAAGGAATTACTACAGGACGATTCACTTGACAGCTTTAGTATTATGGTCCTAATAGGCATAATTGCAATAATACTGATAACGGTATTCCGAAAGCGAGGAAAATATTGGTCTCGAAATAACAGGGACAGTGGATCTGGTTGGTATGGTGGTAGTTTTGGTGGTGGTAGTTTTGGTGGTGGTAGTAGCGGGAGCAGAGGCGGAAGCGGGGGAGGCGGGTCTTCGAGTGGCGGCGGAGCAGGTAGATGA
- a CDS encoding LemA family protein, whose protein sequence is MVSKNIVIISGIIAIFAVIVIIMIVIYFTGYNTALAKDENVKRLAADTDTQLQRRYDLIPNLVQSVKGYLQFEQQTLTEITQLRTQWMETPSEDIAKKNQLSSLIENALGRIVLTYEAYPSLKADQVVTRLMDELAGTENRITVARTYYNDGVRDYNIFLKSFPNVYYNNNGFMGLKPWGFTELPQFQASSLVKTSVPQVNLSLA, encoded by the coding sequence ATGGTGAGTAAAAATATTGTAATTATTTCTGGTATTATTGCGATATTTGCAGTTATTGTCATCATCATGATTGTGATTTACTTCACAGGATATAATACCGCTCTAGCAAAGGATGAAAATGTAAAAAGGCTTGCAGCGGATACAGATACCCAACTTCAGAGAAGATATGATTTAATCCCAAATCTGGTGCAGTCCGTAAAAGGTTATTTGCAATTTGAGCAACAAACTTTAACGGAAATAACCCAATTAAGAACTCAATGGATGGAAACTCCGAGTGAAGACATTGCAAAGAAAAATCAATTGAGTAGTTTAATTGAAAATGCCTTAGGTAGAATTGTATTAACGTATGAGGCATATCCTTCACTAAAAGCTGATCAAGTTGTTACTAGATTAATGGATGAATTAGCAGGTACAGAAAATAGAATAACTGTAGCTAGGACTTACTATAACGATGGAGTGAGAGACTATAACATCTTTCTAAAATCATTTCCTAATGTATATTATAACAATAACGGATTCATGGGTTTGAAACCTTGGGGATTTACTGAACTTCCGCAATTCCAAGCTAGCTCGCTAGTAAAAACGTCCGTTCCTCAAGTTAATTTGAGTTTGGCTTGA
- a CDS encoding radical SAM protein, giving the protein MVVDTIHTLKLLGTWAGNRNVQKRCPLIAVFSLTHYCNYYCPMCPFGESDKTGQIKFAKSNNPTNDQWKMIFDKTSKYCIWSIVEGGEPTSRPDIMELVKYLYEIKMPVTVISNCSLLNKLDLLQLRRYIQFITCSIDSVHKDSYCKVRGVNEETFEKVVRNIRLLQENDVPHYFNSVITKFNSEEFIDQTYFEKAIELGSDAFSLTFV; this is encoded by the coding sequence ATGGTTGTTGATACAATTCATACGCTAAAACTATTGGGCACTTGGGCAGGAAACAGGAATGTACAAAAGAGATGTCCTTTAATTGCTGTTTTTAGCTTGACCCATTATTGTAACTACTATTGTCCAATGTGCCCATTTGGAGAATCAGATAAGACAGGTCAAATCAAGTTTGCTAAGAGTAACAACCCTACCAATGATCAATGGAAAATGATATTTGATAAGACATCTAAATACTGTATTTGGTCAATTGTTGAGGGCGGAGAGCCAACATCTCGACCCGATATTATGGAATTAGTAAAATATCTTTACGAGATCAAAATGCCTGTCACAGTCATCTCGAATTGTTCATTATTGAATAAACTAGATCTACTCCAACTCAGAAGATACATCCAATTCATAACATGTAGTATAGATTCCGTACATAAGGATTCATATTGTAAAGTACGCGGGGTCAACGAAGAAACATTTGAAAAAGTGGTAAGAAATATTCGATTGCTTCAAGAAAATGATGTTCCTCATTACTTCAATAGTGTGATAACCAAATTCAATTCTGAGGAATTCATAGATCAAACATATTTTGAAAAGGCTATTGAGCTCGGATCCGACGCCTTTTCTCTAACCTTTGTATAA
- a CDS encoding sensor histidine kinase — MLHIALRLLDYKNSIVILPVVVITSIILGIVSFNYFTLTANEVQELALNDLETNSEIEVYSISNMLSNSIFFVNSNLERIINSPSIINWNITGIDRLLTLSQNTTDQLTDGYYLLDKNGTLVTFTGKDREQNSRYEGINLSHRDYFQIPKRNGELFISTVIDSNDSVPRVYISLPIAKNIQTGQTASTEINDIPFLNSTTFEGVIVASVAAKTLGNFLESQMHPKFNGDIGFIDRNGTIIYSSNQSFIGVNFFGNDFQSYMQSILKDKEEGFNDIINRAMNSENGVEEFKFENSTTTIAYQAVNVPNRDQSSNRIGTLFITVPHTLSVEVIGLIDTLIIVNFFIILVIASISLIVAIMLLRWNTILKENVSQKTSQLTESIGKLEQANEDLKTHDKLQKEFINIAAHELRTPTQAISGNLELIEMMYIPSIMQNPADNTNELRKEFEAVLEDEEKLRDFTKGLQSTYRNSQRLEKLVNDILDTSRIESNRLEIHKERFNLNEKIQNVIKDITKRSNDIGTPNDPERQVNIFYQPKIDPILVNADKIRLFEVLSNLLNNAIKFSEGKPIDITVEKVTNSKDSEKVTKNQSFISSRIDDDTPSEMVVVSIIDHGKGIDKDILPRLFTKFATKSNQGTGLGLYITRRIIEAHKGKIWAQNNKDGRGSTFSFNLPLE; from the coding sequence TTGTTACATATTGCATTGCGTTTGTTGGATTATAAGAATAGTATTGTAATTTTGCCGGTAGTAGTTATTACATCAATTATTTTGGGAATAGTTTCATTTAATTATTTTACATTAACAGCCAATGAAGTCCAAGAACTTGCACTTAATGATTTAGAGACTAATTCAGAAATCGAGGTTTATAGCATATCAAATATGTTAAGTAATTCAATTTTCTTTGTAAACTCTAACCTTGAGAGAATAATAAATTCACCTTCCATTATTAACTGGAATATCACGGGAATCGACAGACTTCTTACATTATCACAAAATACTACGGATCAGCTTACAGATGGGTATTATCTATTAGATAAAAACGGAACTTTGGTTACCTTTACCGGAAAAGATCGGGAACAGAATTCAAGATATGAGGGAATCAACTTAAGTCATAGAGATTATTTTCAAATCCCTAAGAGAAATGGGGAATTATTCATAAGTACTGTAATAGATTCAAATGATAGTGTTCCAAGAGTTTACATTTCTTTGCCAATTGCCAAGAATATCCAAACAGGACAGACCGCAAGCACTGAAATAAACGATATCCCATTTCTTAATTCCACTACATTCGAAGGCGTGATCGTAGCTTCCGTTGCTGCTAAGACACTTGGGAATTTTCTTGAGTCTCAAATGCACCCCAAATTTAATGGCGATATTGGTTTTATTGACAGAAACGGCACCATTATTTATTCCTCAAATCAATCCTTCATAGGGGTTAATTTCTTTGGTAATGATTTCCAATCGTATATGCAATCGATTTTGAAAGATAAAGAAGAAGGCTTTAATGATATAATTAATAGGGCCATGAACAGCGAGAATGGGGTCGAAGAATTTAAATTTGAAAATTCAACGACAACTATAGCATATCAGGCTGTTAATGTTCCCAATAGGGATCAATCAAGTAACAGAATTGGAACATTGTTCATAACTGTTCCACATACGTTGTCAGTAGAAGTCATAGGTCTCATTGATACTCTAATAATAGTCAATTTCTTTATAATTCTTGTGATTGCATCAATATCATTAATAGTAGCAATCATGTTGTTGCGTTGGAACACAATCTTAAAAGAAAATGTAAGTCAAAAAACCTCTCAATTGACTGAATCCATTGGAAAACTTGAACAGGCAAATGAAGATCTGAAAACTCATGATAAACTTCAGAAGGAATTTATCAATATTGCCGCTCATGAACTTAGAACCCCTACTCAAGCGATCTCAGGAAACCTTGAGTTAATCGAGATGATGTATATACCATCTATTATGCAAAATCCTGCAGATAATACGAATGAACTCAGGAAAGAATTTGAGGCGGTACTAGAGGACGAAGAAAAACTCAGGGATTTTACAAAGGGTTTACAATCTACATATAGAAATTCTCAAAGGCTTGAAAAACTTGTAAATGATATACTGGATACGTCACGGATAGAAAGCAATAGATTGGAAATTCACAAGGAACGATTCAACTTGAATGAAAAAATTCAAAATGTAATAAAAGATATTACCAAGAGGTCAAATGATATTGGTACTCCAAATGACCCTGAAAGGCAAGTAAATATCTTCTATCAACCTAAAATCGATCCTATTCTAGTTAATGCCGACAAGATTAGATTATTTGAAGTTCTTTCGAATTTGCTTAACAACGCGATAAAGTTCTCTGAAGGCAAACCCATTGATATCACTGTTGAAAAGGTTACAAATAGCAAAGATTCTGAAAAAGTCACTAAAAATCAATCATTCATTTCTAGCAGGATAGATGATGACACACCAAGTGAAATGGTTGTGGTGTCGATTATCGATCATGGAAAGGGCATTGATAAAGATATTCTACCGAGACTGTTTACAAAATTTGCTACAAAATCCAATCAGGGAACAGGACTGGGTTTGTATATTACAAGAAGAATCATTGAAGCACATAAAGGTAAAATTTGGGCTCAAAATAACAAGGATGGCAGAGGATCTACCTTTTCATTTAACTTACCTCTTGAATGA
- a CDS encoding response regulator produces MSTDYLHYIAAVSQINRRKKNGNTERDSPNKNTRSQTNSQKSLNYDEPPHMSGRAVLPKNKKSILIAESNSDILSMLKMFLNTLGYEYDAVSKGDKVLQHLDDNKSNEKKKYDVILLDTHLDNLSGLIVANEIRKRNSHQRIMIMSTTSRDQLPYELIQSAKVNDSDVFTKPFRLSDLLCSIDR; encoded by the coding sequence ATGTCGACCGATTACTTACATTATATAGCTGCAGTGAGTCAAATCAATCGAAGGAAAAAAAATGGTAATACGGAAAGGGATTCACCCAATAAAAATACAAGATCTCAAACGAATTCACAAAAGTCATTGAATTACGATGAACCGCCACATATGAGTGGTCGAGCAGTGTTACCAAAAAACAAAAAGTCGATTTTAATCGCTGAATCAAATTCAGACATACTTTCAATGTTAAAGATGTTTCTAAATACACTAGGCTATGAATACGATGCAGTTAGCAAAGGTGATAAGGTATTACAACATTTAGATGACAACAAATCAAATGAAAAGAAAAAATATGATGTCATATTATTAGATACTCATCTGGACAATTTATCCGGACTAATAGTTGCAAACGAGATCCGTAAAAGAAATTCACACCAGCGCATAATGATAATGAGTACGACGTCAAGGGATCAACTTCCATATGAACTAATTCAAAGTGCAAAGGTGAACGACTCTGATGTGTTTACAAAACCATTCCGGCTTTCGGATTTACTCTGCTCTATCGATCGATAA
- a CDS encoding MBL fold metallo-hydrolase, translating to MLTNIGNSKKDDNNNLIIKPSELKKKMDDGDDFVILDVRTQQEHDMWTISYDKYQDSTLIPVDTLMSTESLKKLPKDKEIIAFCAHGQRSSFAASALSSLGFKVRTVEGGIAEWSNIYDVANVEIDVAIPIRIWQIRRISKGCMSYVVASSKEKTAIVIDPTCGIDNVIDDLISTYQLKILNVVDTHMHADHLSGATKIAYKYNAQLNISSVEKYSLEGISPESYSAIKRINNGDRIKIGDEFYLEAIHTPGHTEGSMSFILDVDRATSENTNKLDAENKIANHPLLFFTGDTIFVNGVGRPDLHNKAQEYTINLYQTYQQKIFSLSDNTIVLPTHYSESFEHNIPITNTLKSIKQKLANITHSENSFSDYVSSNIPPQPVNYEKIVKINRNLMSCETVLYRDLEAGPNSCGIRT from the coding sequence ATGCTTACAAATATTGGAAACTCAAAAAAAGATGATAACAATAATCTTATAATAAAACCATCCGAATTGAAGAAAAAAATGGATGATGGAGATGACTTTGTAATTCTGGATGTAAGAACCCAACAAGAACATGACATGTGGACCATCTCGTATGACAAATATCAGGATTCAACTCTGATTCCTGTTGATACTTTGATGTCAACGGAGTCTCTTAAGAAGCTACCAAAGGACAAAGAAATCATCGCCTTTTGTGCACACGGACAGAGGTCTTCCTTTGCTGCAAGTGCATTATCTTCTTTGGGGTTTAAGGTTCGTACAGTCGAGGGGGGAATAGCTGAATGGAGCAATATTTACGATGTAGCTAACGTTGAGATTGACGTGGCAATTCCTATAAGAATTTGGCAAATCAGACGCATATCAAAGGGATGTATGAGCTATGTTGTAGCATCCTCAAAAGAAAAAACAGCTATAGTTATCGATCCAACGTGCGGTATAGATAATGTTATCGATGACTTGATATCTACGTATCAACTCAAAATTTTAAACGTTGTTGATACTCACATGCATGCAGACCATCTATCTGGCGCAACAAAAATTGCATACAAATACAACGCTCAATTGAACATTAGTTCAGTAGAAAAATACAGTTTAGAAGGTATATCTCCAGAATCCTATTCTGCTATCAAGCGCATCAACAATGGAGATAGAATAAAAATTGGAGACGAATTTTATTTGGAGGCCATTCATACACCGGGACACACTGAAGGTAGTATGAGCTTTATTCTTGATGTTGATCGTGCTACGTCGGAAAATACCAATAAACTAGATGCAGAGAACAAGATTGCTAATCATCCTTTACTGTTCTTTACAGGTGACACGATATTTGTAAACGGTGTAGGCAGACCTGACTTGCACAACAAAGCACAAGAGTACACGATCAATCTCTATCAGACGTATCAGCAGAAAATATTTAGTTTGTCCGATAATACAATAGTATTGCCAACACATTATAGCGAGAGCTTTGAACACAATATACCCATAACCAACACCTTAAAATCAATTAAACAAAAATTAGCAAATATAACTCATTCGGAGAACAGTTTTTCTGATTATGTCTCATCAAATATTCCTCCACAACCTGTGAACTATGAGAAGATTGTTAAAATAAATAGAAATCTCATGTCCTGTGAAACGGTGCTATATAGGGACTTAGAGGCTGGACCGAATTCATGTGGGATTAGAACTTGA
- a CDS encoding SDR family oxidoreductase yields the protein MHEQKVAIVTGSSSGIGLETSLELARNGFYTYASMRNIEKSKKIEEIAKNQNLPLSVIQLDVNDEESITEAIEAISNEKNRIDVLVNNAGYGVFGSLEDLSVEEMKDQFETNFFGVVRVTKKVLPLMRRRLDSKRTIVNISSVGGCIGAPILSAYQSTKFALEGLSESMYYELLPFGIRVVIVEPGFIQTNIMNSSIMAKNGSNHESPYFQLTQTIEKYFRSMVNDNLDATPALHVANTIIDAVNADTPDLRYPVGNDAKTILEARKKLNDREFVDLIKNQLLTNQ from the coding sequence ATGCACGAACAAAAAGTTGCAATTGTAACAGGAAGTTCTTCTGGTATAGGACTAGAAACATCTTTAGAACTGGCAAGAAATGGATTTTATACGTATGCTTCAATGAGAAATATTGAAAAATCCAAGAAGATAGAGGAAATTGCTAAAAATCAAAATTTGCCTTTAAGCGTCATCCAACTTGACGTTAATGATGAGGAATCCATAACTGAGGCGATTGAAGCCATAAGTAATGAAAAAAATAGAATTGACGTTCTTGTAAACAATGCTGGCTACGGAGTATTCGGTTCACTTGAGGACCTATCGGTTGAAGAGATGAAAGACCAATTCGAAACTAATTTTTTTGGTGTGGTCAGGGTAACCAAAAAGGTCCTTCCTCTTATGAGAAGAAGACTGGATTCCAAAAGAACAATCGTAAATATTAGCTCAGTGGGAGGTTGCATTGGTGCTCCAATTTTATCAGCTTATCAGAGCACAAAATTTGCTTTAGAAGGTTTAAGCGAATCAATGTATTATGAATTACTACCTTTTGGGATAAGGGTAGTGATTGTCGAACCTGGGTTCATTCAAACAAATATAATGAACTCAAGCATTATGGCAAAAAACGGGTCTAATCATGAATCTCCGTACTTTCAATTGACACAAACTATCGAGAAATATTTCAGGTCAATGGTCAACGATAATTTAGATGCTACACCAGCATTACATGTTGCTAATACTATCATCGATGCTGTTAACGCTGATACACCTGATCTTCGCTATCCAGTTGGCAATGATGCTAAGACGATCCTCGAAGCGAGAAAAAAATTGAATGATAGAGAATTTGTTGATCTAATCAAAAACCAGCTGTTAACAAATCAGTAA